Genomic segment of Saprospira sp. CCB-QB6:
TTATTAGCGGCAGAAGACGGGCGAGAGTTGGGCCTCGTATTGGCTCAGTCTTTTGCTGCCCTGCCTGCAGATGCAGAGCTGGCCGAACTGATTGTTCGGACGCCAGCAGGCTTACTTTGGGCCATAGAAAGCGGTCAAGAAGCGCTTTTGTCTGTTTTGGAACAACTGAGTTTGCACTATGAACCTTTAGCGGTTTTGCCGCAGCCTTTGGGCTATTTATCTAGCTTGCGTAGCTTGAGCCTTAGTCATAACTATCTATCCGACTTGCCCAGCAATTTAGGGGATTTAGTAGCTTTGGAGAAGTTCCACATTCATTATAATGAGTTGACCGATTTACCAGAAAGTTTGGGGGAGTTGCCTGCTTTGCGTTCCCTTTCGCTCAATAGTTGTGGCTTGAGTCAATTGCCTAATTCTTTGGCCCAGTTAGAACAGCTACAAGAGCTCATTTTGATGGATAATG
This window contains:
- a CDS encoding leucine-rich repeat domain-containing protein; the protein is MQAAELANLKRLLAAEDGRELGLVLAQSFAALPADAELAELIVRTPAGLLWAIESGQEALLSVLEQLSLHYEPLAVLPQPLGYLSSLRSLSLSHNYLSDLPSNLGDLVALEKFHIHYNELTDLPESLGELPALRSLSLNSCGLSQLPNSLAQLEQLQELILMDNELTELPRALAQLQNLEKLIVRGNRLQRLPEELCALSKLRILDLGDNEIDRLPYNLPQLSKLQMLHLERNQLSSGQKRSLSSQLPNVNIYF